From one Desulfobaculum bizertense DSM 18034 genomic stretch:
- the ftsW gene encoding putative lipid II flippase FtsW, whose product MNTESAATASAQAPRSTVRRVFAEQRFDYTLLFTALLLLCIGMIMVMSASGVMAGRQLGDPYVFFRRQALFMMAGLTAMLLCFFISRKLVYKLTYVWLLGAMLFLGLTLTPFGVVAGGARRWIHVGPISLQPLEFAKLALVFYLAYFFSHKQDKVKTFSVGFMPPVVMTGILCGLLLLQPDFGGAVFLCGILFIMSLVGGTSLVYLGTSAVLGAGCGWALILSEPYRLKRLTAFMHPFEHAQESGYQVVQSLYAFGAGQWTGAGLGAGKQKLLFLPEAHNDFIMAVLGEELGFLGVSLFFLVMGTFLWRGFSVALAQTDAHDRFAALGLVSIIALGAVLNLAVVLGVAPPKGVPMPFISYGGSNLLVTCICVGMLLNISRKREK is encoded by the coding sequence ATGAACACTGAGTCTGCCGCAACAGCATCAGCACAGGCACCACGAAGTACGGTGCGCCGGGTTTTTGCAGAACAGCGCTTTGATTACACGCTGCTGTTTACTGCACTGCTCCTGCTGTGCATCGGCATGATTATGGTCATGAGCGCTTCGGGCGTGATGGCCGGGCGGCAGCTTGGTGATCCTTATGTGTTTTTCCGGCGTCAGGCCCTGTTTATGATGGCGGGCCTGACAGCCATGCTTCTGTGTTTCTTTATTTCCAGAAAGCTGGTCTACAAGCTGACCTACGTGTGGCTTTTGGGCGCAATGCTCTTTTTGGGGCTGACGCTGACGCCGTTTGGCGTGGTGGCTGGTGGTGCCCGCCGATGGATTCATGTCGGGCCAATTTCCCTGCAGCCGCTGGAATTTGCCAAACTCGCACTGGTGTTTTACCTCGCATATTTCTTTAGCCACAAGCAGGACAAGGTAAAGACGTTTAGCGTGGGCTTTATGCCGCCTGTCGTCATGACCGGGATTTTGTGCGGACTGCTTTTGCTTCAGCCAGATTTTGGCGGCGCAGTCTTTCTGTGTGGAATTCTTTTTATAATGAGCCTTGTGGGAGGGACGAGCCTCGTGTACCTCGGTACATCCGCCGTGCTTGGAGCCGGATGTGGCTGGGCGCTTATTTTGAGCGAGCCGTACCGACTCAAACGCCTGACCGCATTTATGCATCCATTTGAACATGCTCAGGAATCCGGCTATCAGGTCGTGCAGTCCCTGTACGCTTTTGGCGCAGGGCAGTGGACCGGAGCGGGGCTTGGAGCGGGCAAGCAGAAGCTGCTCTTTTTGCCTGAGGCGCATAATGACTTCATTATGGCTGTCCTTGGCGAGGAGCTTGGTTTTCTTGGTGTTTCGCTTTTCTTCCTCGTGATGGGCACCTTCCTGTGGCGAGGCTTTTCTGTCGCACTGGCTCAGACAGATGCCCATGACCGTTTTGCAGCGCTGGGACTGGTGAGCATTATTGCCCTTGGCGCTGTGCTGAATCTGGCTGTTGTGCTGGGCGTTGCCCCTCCAAAGGGTGTGCCGATGCCGTTCATCAGTTATGGCGGCTCCAACCTTCTTGTGACCTGCATTTGTGTCGGGATGTTGCTGAACATCTCGCGAAAGAGGGAAAAATAG
- the murG gene encoding undecaprenyldiphospho-muramoylpentapeptide beta-N-acetylglucosaminyltransferase: MQRLVITTGGTGGHIFPALAVAEEVQRRNPDAEVLFIGGQYGREAEFAAQAGVKFLGLPVRGVLGRGLKGIAALFSMLRALGIAWKELGRFRPEAVVGFGGYAGFAPVMAARLRGIPCAVHEQNSVAGASNTLLSKFCKRVFLSFPDSCGSFAKEKCIFTGNPVRGSIRELSESTVEAPSRRVLIVGGSLGAHALNTAVAEELPRLKDAGYSLWHQTGKADFDAMHTAYADAGCTGEDFRVAPFIQDMKAAYAWADLVLCRAGATTVAELAVAGRPSILIPFPFATHDHQTVNASHLERLGAAVLLPQSELSTRSLFDELEKLFANPETITEMGQAAKGFGAPNAAALLVDAIEAMTQA, from the coding sequence GTGCAGCGACTTGTGATTACAACCGGGGGAACCGGTGGACATATTTTTCCGGCACTGGCCGTGGCCGAAGAAGTACAGCGCAGGAATCCTGACGCAGAAGTACTGTTTATCGGTGGCCAGTACGGACGCGAAGCCGAGTTTGCTGCTCAGGCTGGAGTGAAGTTTTTGGGGCTTCCAGTGCGAGGCGTGCTGGGGCGTGGACTCAAGGGTATTGCGGCCCTGTTCTCCATGCTGCGGGCACTTGGCATTGCCTGGAAGGAACTGGGGCGCTTTCGGCCAGAGGCTGTTGTTGGCTTTGGTGGCTATGCAGGTTTTGCCCCGGTTATGGCAGCTCGTCTGCGCGGCATCCCCTGCGCCGTCCATGAGCAGAATAGCGTCGCGGGTGCATCGAACACCTTGCTGTCCAAATTCTGTAAACGGGTCTTTTTAAGTTTTCCTGACTCCTGCGGGAGCTTTGCAAAGGAAAAGTGCATTTTTACTGGCAATCCGGTTCGCGGCAGCATTCGTGAACTCTCGGAGAGTACTGTAGAGGCGCCTTCCCGCCGAGTGCTGATTGTTGGCGGAAGCCTTGGTGCACATGCGCTGAACACCGCAGTGGCAGAGGAATTGCCCCGACTGAAAGATGCGGGATATTCCCTCTGGCACCAGACAGGAAAAGCAGATTTTGATGCCATGCACACGGCCTATGCCGATGCTGGCTGTACTGGAGAAGATTTTCGCGTTGCGCCGTTTATTCAGGATATGAAGGCCGCATATGCCTGGGCAGACCTTGTGCTGTGCCGGGCTGGAGCAACAACTGTTGCGGAGCTGGCCGTTGCTGGTCGCCCCTCAATCCTGATTCCGTTTCCCTTTGCAACGCATGACCATCAGACCGTGAATGCCAGTCACCTGGAACGCCTTGGGGCGGCCGTGCTGCTTCCACAGTCTGAACTCTCGACACGGAGCCTCTTTGACGAGCTGGAAAAGCTTTTTGCGAATCCAGAGACCATCACTGAGATGGGGCAGGCAGCCAAGGGCTTTGGCGCACCAAACGCCGCCGCGCTGCTGGTTGATGCCATTGAGGCAATGACACAAGCATAA
- the ftsZ gene encoding cell division protein FtsZ has product MDYLELENENAAKIKVVGAGGGGGNAINNMINSALKGVTFIAANTDVQALNKSSAEFKIQLGEKLTKGLGAGADPEVGREAALESIDIIRERLNGADMVFVTAGMGGGTGTGAAPVIAEVAKEMGALTVGVITKPFYFEGKRRLESAERGIKNLADNVDSLITIPNDRLLSLASKKATFLDMLKKADEVLYYAVKSISDLIMVPGLINLDFADVKAVMSESGLAMMGTGIARGESRAREAAMKAITSPLLEDVNIEGARGVLMNVTCGPDLAIDEVAEAASIISEAADEDANIYFGTVFEQEASDEMRITVIATGIENTPQQQPQPASENDPLALLNKLQGGSAKSLRNKGGASAKKTTAAAPEAPRPVTVTKPATTAVPPMSSPSREERLQRGREFAQNDPDLRTPAYLRRGTRNRGGAGHNPQISRTGQEDFVFDEDDFETPAFLRAQAD; this is encoded by the coding sequence ATGGATTATTTGGAACTTGAGAATGAAAATGCGGCAAAAATAAAAGTCGTCGGCGCCGGTGGTGGTGGCGGAAACGCGATCAACAACATGATCAATTCCGCGCTCAAGGGCGTGACCTTTATTGCTGCAAATACTGATGTTCAGGCCCTGAACAAGTCCAGCGCTGAATTCAAGATTCAGCTGGGCGAGAAACTGACAAAGGGTCTTGGCGCGGGTGCAGATCCGGAAGTTGGCCGCGAGGCTGCTCTGGAAAGCATTGACATAATCCGCGAGAGACTCAATGGTGCGGACATGGTTTTCGTCACTGCGGGCATGGGCGGTGGCACCGGTACTGGTGCTGCTCCTGTCATTGCCGAAGTGGCAAAAGAAATGGGCGCCCTGACTGTTGGTGTCATTACCAAACCTTTTTACTTTGAAGGCAAGCGTCGACTTGAGAGCGCAGAACGCGGCATCAAGAACCTTGCTGACAATGTTGACAGCCTGATTACCATCCCGAATGACAGGCTGCTCTCTTTGGCATCCAAGAAGGCAACCTTTTTGGATATGCTGAAAAAGGCTGATGAAGTCCTGTATTACGCTGTAAAGAGTATCTCTGATCTCATTATGGTGCCCGGACTCATTAACCTTGACTTCGCAGACGTGAAAGCTGTCATGAGTGAGTCGGGTCTCGCCATGATGGGTACGGGTATTGCCCGTGGTGAATCTCGCGCCCGCGAAGCCGCCATGAAAGCCATTACCAGTCCTCTGCTTGAGGATGTGAATATTGAAGGCGCACGTGGCGTGCTGATGAACGTGACCTGTGGTCCTGATTTGGCCATTGATGAAGTCGCGGAAGCAGCAAGCATTATTTCTGAAGCAGCGGATGAAGATGCCAACATCTACTTCGGTACGGTTTTCGAACAGGAAGCCTCCGACGAGATGCGCATTACGGTTATTGCAACGGGTATTGAAAATACTCCGCAGCAGCAGCCTCAGCCCGCAAGCGAGAATGATCCCCTCGCACTTCTCAACAAACTTCAGGGTGGTTCGGCAAAATCACTTCGGAACAAGGGCGGCGCGTCTGCAAAAAAGACCACAGCCGCAGCTCCCGAAGCACCTCGTCCTGTGACTGTGACCAAACCTGCGACAACGGCTGTTCCCCCAATGTCCAGCCCGAGCCGTGAGGAGCGTTTGCAGCGCGGACGTGAGTTTGCTCAGAATGACCCGGATCTTCGGACTCCAGCCTATCTTCGCCGAGGCACCCGCAACCGCGGTGGCGCCGGACATAATCCTCAGATTAGCCGCACAGGTCAGGAGGATTTCGTCTTTGACGAAGATGACTTCGAAACGCCTGCATTTTTGCGGGCACAGGCTGACTAG
- the murC gene encoding UDP-N-acetylmuramate--L-alanine ligase yields the protein MKNKIRKIHMVGIGGTGMNGIAEVLLSLGYEVSGSDLSSSPVTERLQSLGATVFQGHAAGHVGDADVLVKSTAVREDNPEVMEAREHRIPVIPRAEMLAELMRLRQGIAVAGTHGKTTTTSLLATIFTEAKLDPTVIIGGRLNAFGTNALLGKGEFLIAEADESDGSFLCLSPIMTVVTNVDLDHLDFYDDMDQIRETFINFMNRVPFYGRNVVCGDNPVVRSILPEVKRPVMTYGLSEGNRLRGKIKRCEDESCFDVFYRDEYWGEVILRQPGLHNVLNALAAIGVSIEAGVPQDAILRGLATFGGVGRRFERKGERDGVLVVDDYGHHPTEIKATLATARQCYPDRRLVVAFQPHRYTRTKALFQEFCSALGQVDSLLLTEIYPASEKPIPGVTGECLAQGIRNTSQADVKFYDSIPSLTEALPQVLHSGDVLLTLGAGNIWQAGTSWLGSEG from the coding sequence ATGAAAAATAAAATTCGTAAAATCCACATGGTCGGCATTGGCGGAACGGGCATGAATGGCATTGCAGAAGTGCTTTTGAGCCTTGGCTACGAGGTTTCAGGTTCTGACCTGAGTTCCAGCCCGGTGACCGAACGTCTTCAGTCCCTTGGCGCGACTGTTTTTCAGGGTCACGCCGCAGGGCACGTTGGCGATGCTGATGTGCTGGTGAAGTCCACTGCTGTTCGGGAAGACAATCCCGAAGTGATGGAAGCCCGCGAGCACCGTATTCCGGTTATTCCCCGTGCAGAGATGCTGGCCGAGCTGATGCGTCTGCGACAGGGCATTGCTGTTGCCGGAACGCATGGCAAGACCACTACGACCTCGCTTCTGGCAACGATTTTTACTGAGGCAAAGCTTGACCCTACCGTGATTATCGGTGGTCGTCTGAATGCCTTTGGTACCAACGCCCTTCTGGGCAAGGGCGAGTTCCTGATTGCCGAAGCAGACGAGTCTGACGGTTCTTTCCTCTGCCTTTCGCCGATTATGACCGTTGTGACCAACGTGGACCTCGATCATCTGGACTTTTACGATGACATGGATCAAATCCGCGAAACATTTATAAATTTCATGAACCGGGTGCCATTTTATGGCCGCAATGTTGTGTGCGGAGACAACCCGGTCGTTCGCAGCATCCTGCCTGAGGTCAAGCGCCCAGTCATGACCTACGGTCTGAGCGAGGGCAACAGGCTTCGCGGCAAGATCAAGCGCTGCGAGGACGAGAGCTGCTTTGACGTGTTCTATCGGGATGAATACTGGGGCGAAGTGATTTTGCGCCAGCCCGGACTGCACAATGTGCTGAATGCCCTTGCCGCTATTGGTGTTTCCATTGAGGCTGGTGTGCCTCAGGACGCTATTCTGCGCGGACTGGCAACATTCGGTGGCGTTGGCCGTCGCTTTGAGCGAAAGGGTGAGCGTGATGGTGTTTTGGTTGTCGACGACTACGGTCACCATCCGACCGAGATCAAGGCAACGCTGGCAACTGCACGACAGTGCTATCCTGACCGCCGTCTTGTCGTGGCATTCCAGCCGCATCGCTACACGCGAACCAAGGCACTTTTTCAGGAATTTTGCTCGGCGCTGGGACAGGTTGATTCCCTGCTGCTGACAGAAATTTATCCGGCAAGTGAAAAGCCTATTCCGGGCGTGACTGGCGAATGCCTTGCACAGGGCATTCGGAACACGTCTCAGGCTGATGTGAAGTTTTATGACAGCATTCCTTCGCTGACTGAGGCACTTCCTCAGGTTCTGCATTCTGGTGATGTGCTGCTGACGCTTGGCGCTGGCAACATCTGGCAGGCTGGCACGAGCTGGCTCGGAAGCGAAGGCTAG
- the murB gene encoding UDP-N-acetylmuramate dehydrogenase has product MGLKIHSAPSLRERTTLHLGGTALAEICLNDVRELDALPAELDRLGGTPLMLGKGSNILAADGELPYALVRVPSPGKPEVVAERGDKVTVRAEAGMGLPAFLSWCAGKGLSGAEGLMGVPGKLGGAVAMNAGSYGVCMADLMRRVLVFSPCCGLRWVSRDDVLTGYRFFAPRTFDHWFLVLAAELDMERGTSELIRERMAEHRDTKRRTQPVEAWSAGCTFRNPEGISAGKLLDDAGFRGKKCGGMEFSTKHANFLVNTGAGTSDQALELIAEAQQTVQRLYGIELELEVKVLS; this is encoded by the coding sequence GTGGGACTGAAAATACATTCTGCACCGAGTCTCAGGGAGCGGACAACCCTGCATCTGGGTGGAACGGCACTTGCCGAGATCTGCCTGAATGACGTGCGGGAGCTGGACGCTCTCCCCGCAGAGCTGGACCGTCTTGGTGGAACGCCTCTCATGCTGGGGAAGGGGTCCAACATACTGGCGGCAGACGGCGAGCTGCCCTATGCGCTGGTACGGGTTCCTTCTCCGGGCAAGCCCGAAGTCGTTGCTGAACGCGGCGACAAGGTGACTGTCCGCGCCGAGGCAGGAATGGGGCTTCCCGCATTCCTGAGCTGGTGCGCAGGCAAGGGGCTGAGTGGCGCCGAGGGCCTGATGGGGGTCCCCGGAAAGCTTGGTGGCGCTGTGGCCATGAATGCTGGTTCCTATGGTGTCTGCATGGCCGATCTGATGCGCAGGGTGCTTGTGTTTTCTCCTTGCTGCGGCTTGCGCTGGGTTTCGCGGGATGACGTCCTGACGGGCTACAGATTTTTTGCTCCGCGGACCTTTGACCACTGGTTTCTTGTTCTTGCTGCAGAGCTGGACATGGAACGGGGCACGAGCGAGCTGATTCGGGAGCGGATGGCAGAGCATCGGGACACCAAGCGCAGAACTCAGCCTGTTGAGGCATGGAGCGCAGGGTGCACCTTCCGGAACCCGGAAGGCATTTCTGCCGGGAAGCTGCTGGACGATGCAGGTTTTCGTGGGAAAAAATGCGGCGGCATGGAATTTTCCACAAAACATGCGAATTTTTTGGTAAACACAGGGGCCGGAACCAGCGACCAGGCTTTGGAACTCATTGCTGAGGCACAGCAGACTGTGCAGCGCCTGTATGGCATTGAGCTGGAGCTGGAAGTCAAGGTTCTTTCATGA
- a CDS encoding cell division protein FtsQ/DivIB, whose product MRIRPGKALVWLFFAVLGTAFVVTASVAFLVGFRWLTTSETLALKSIEVQGISHLSSREVARIAGVQLGDNVLNLKIADMEERLSQNPWTDVVRVRRIPPGDLRISIQERVPYYWILKKNELFYADVFGKTIDRVTAQRILPLPLLEYDRGGKDLVPELPELLSQLWLGQTQLRPGDAALVQVSRRFIQLTFERPALRLVLERRDWKQNMHKLRLVWADLVRRGESTQVKGIRIVGGKVFVRA is encoded by the coding sequence GTGCGGATACGACCGGGCAAAGCTCTGGTCTGGCTCTTTTTCGCAGTCCTTGGTACGGCTTTCGTGGTGACGGCGAGTGTGGCTTTTCTTGTCGGATTCCGATGGCTTACCACGAGTGAGACTCTCGCACTCAAAAGCATAGAAGTGCAGGGGATCTCCCACCTCAGTTCGCGAGAGGTGGCGCGGATTGCCGGGGTGCAGCTTGGGGACAATGTGTTGAACCTCAAGATTGCAGATATGGAAGAACGGCTGAGTCAAAACCCGTGGACAGATGTTGTCCGGGTCCGGCGGATTCCACCCGGAGATTTGCGCATCAGCATTCAGGAACGGGTTCCGTATTACTGGATACTGAAAAAAAACGAACTTTTTTATGCTGACGTCTTTGGCAAGACCATTGATCGGGTGACTGCACAACGGATTCTTCCGCTTCCTCTTCTTGAATATGACCGGGGCGGCAAGGATCTGGTTCCCGAACTGCCAGAACTTTTGAGTCAGCTTTGGCTGGGACAAACCCAGCTGCGGCCCGGAGATGCAGCCCTTGTACAGGTCTCCCGGCGTTTTATTCAGCTCACTTTTGAGCGGCCTGCGCTGAGACTTGTTCTGGAGCGCAGGGACTGGAAACAGAATATGCACAAACTGAGGCTTGTCTGGGCCGATCTTGTCCGACGGGGCGAGAGCACACAGGTCAAGGGTATCCGCATTGTCGGTGGAAAAGTGTTTGTACGTGCCTAG
- the ftsA gene encoding cell division protein FtsA — translation MARSELIVGLDIGTTKICAVVGELTPEGVDVVGIGSSPSTGLRKGVVVNIEQTVQSIKKALEEAELMAGCDIRSVYAGIAGSHIKGFNSHGVIAVKGGEVSQRDVERVIDAAKAVAIPLDREVIHILPQQYIVDDQRGIHDPLGMAGVRLEVKVHIVTGAVTSAQNIVRSCHRSGLDVADIVLEALASSKAVLTPEEREIGVALVDLGGGTTDLAIFSEDSIRHTSVLALGGANLTNDIAFGLRTPMAAAEQIKVSYGCAMADLVTGDQFIEVPSVGDRAPRRLSRKTLADICEPRVEEILALVDQELTRSGFKSKLGAGVVLTGGTALIEGMQELGEQIFNMPTRVGYPREIGGLHDVVNSPMYATAAGLLMFGAEKEGVEQSFRIRDDGMFNRILGKMRKWFIDVK, via the coding sequence ATGGCCAGGTCTGAACTCATTGTCGGTCTTGATATTGGAACTACAAAAATTTGTGCCGTGGTCGGCGAGCTGACCCCGGAAGGCGTGGATGTTGTCGGTATCGGCTCCAGCCCGTCTACGGGCCTGCGAAAAGGCGTTGTGGTCAACATTGAGCAGACTGTCCAGTCCATCAAAAAGGCGCTGGAAGAAGCTGAACTCATGGCTGGCTGTGACATTCGCTCAGTCTACGCAGGCATTGCAGGAAGTCACATCAAGGGCTTTAACAGCCACGGTGTGATTGCTGTAAAGGGCGGTGAAGTTTCCCAAAGAGATGTGGAACGGGTGATTGACGCTGCAAAGGCAGTCGCAATTCCACTTGATCGTGAAGTCATACATATTTTGCCACAGCAGTACATCGTTGATGACCAGCGCGGGATTCATGACCCGCTTGGCATGGCCGGTGTGCGGCTTGAGGTCAAGGTGCACATTGTGACTGGCGCGGTGACGTCTGCCCAGAACATTGTCCGTTCCTGCCACAGGTCCGGGCTGGATGTCGCCGACATCGTGCTGGAGGCTCTTGCATCGTCCAAGGCGGTGCTGACTCCAGAAGAACGCGAGATTGGCGTTGCTTTGGTCGACCTTGGTGGAGGAACGACAGACCTCGCTATTTTTTCGGAAGATTCTATTCGACATACCTCTGTATTGGCCCTTGGGGGCGCAAACCTGACCAATGACATTGCGTTTGGTTTGCGGACACCGATGGCCGCCGCAGAGCAGATCAAGGTGAGCTATGGCTGTGCCATGGCCGACCTCGTGACTGGTGACCAGTTCATCGAAGTCCCAAGCGTGGGCGACCGGGCACCCCGGCGCTTGTCGCGGAAGACTTTGGCTGATATTTGCGAACCACGCGTTGAAGAGATATTAGCTCTTGTAGATCAGGAACTTACGCGTTCTGGATTCAAATCTAAGCTCGGAGCAGGCGTTGTCCTTACCGGTGGAACAGCGCTCATTGAGGGAATGCAGGAGCTTGGAGAGCAGATTTTCAACATGCCAACTCGTGTGGGCTATCCGCGCGAAATTGGCGGCCTGCATGATGTGGTGAATAGCCCCATGTATGCCACAGCTGCTGGCCTGCTCATGTTTGGAGCAGAAAAGGAAGGCGTTGAACAAAGCTTTAGAATTCGGGACGACGGAATGTTCAACCGCATTTTGGGGAAAATGCGGAAGTGGTTCATCGACGTGAAGTAA
- the mraY gene encoding phospho-N-acetylmuramoyl-pentapeptide-transferase yields MIYNLLYPLSTEIGLFNVFRYITFRSIWALLTALLLTIVIGPAFIDWLRRIKFGQQIHEDVAKHKQKAGTPTMGGLLMGFSLLVACLLWADLTNVYVWLSMFVFAGFGFVGFLDDYVKVSHKQNKGLSPAAKMSLQLLVAGLAMFFLIQQPAYDTHLVFPFLKGLRPDLGWFYLPFAVLVIVGASNAVNLTDGLDGLAIGPSIVAGACFAIFVYVTGHAQIANYLNIPHLQGMGEVTVFCGALVGAGLGFLWFNAYPAQVFMGDVGSLSIGATLGFIAVLCKHELVLVIVGGLFVVETLSVILQVGYFKFSGGKRIFRMAPLHHHFELKGIPESKIIIRFWILSLLLALMALSTLKLR; encoded by the coding sequence ATGATTTATAATTTGCTGTACCCCTTATCCACTGAAATTGGACTGTTCAACGTCTTTCGGTACATCACGTTCCGAAGCATCTGGGCGCTTTTGACCGCGCTGCTTTTGACGATTGTGATTGGTCCTGCATTTATTGACTGGCTGCGCCGCATCAAGTTTGGACAGCAGATTCACGAGGATGTTGCCAAGCACAAGCAGAAAGCTGGAACCCCCACTATGGGTGGTCTGCTCATGGGCTTTTCTTTGCTCGTGGCCTGCCTTTTGTGGGCCGATCTGACCAACGTCTATGTCTGGCTGTCTATGTTTGTTTTTGCAGGCTTTGGTTTTGTTGGATTTCTTGATGACTACGTCAAGGTCTCCCATAAGCAGAACAAGGGCCTGTCCCCGGCTGCGAAAATGAGCCTTCAGCTTTTGGTTGCTGGTCTGGCCATGTTTTTCCTGATTCAGCAGCCTGCGTATGACACGCATCTGGTTTTTCCCTTTCTCAAGGGACTGCGGCCAGACCTTGGCTGGTTCTACCTGCCTTTTGCCGTGCTGGTGATTGTTGGCGCGTCAAATGCCGTGAATCTGACAGACGGGCTGGACGGGCTGGCTATTGGCCCGAGCATTGTTGCCGGGGCCTGTTTTGCAATCTTTGTGTACGTCACGGGTCATGCCCAGATCGCGAATTATCTGAATATTCCTCACCTTCAGGGCATGGGTGAAGTCACAGTTTTCTGTGGCGCACTGGTTGGCGCAGGGCTTGGTTTCCTGTGGTTCAACGCGTACCCGGCGCAGGTTTTTATGGGCGATGTTGGTTCCCTGTCCATCGGGGCCACGCTTGGTTTTATCGCTGTCCTGTGCAAGCACGAGCTGGTGCTGGTGATTGTGGGTGGTCTCTTTGTTGTCGAGACGCTTTCGGTCATCTTGCAGGTTGGGTATTTCAAGTTCTCCGGAGGCAAGCGCATTTTCCGTATGGCTCCGCTGCACCACCATTTTGAACTCAAAGGTATCCCGGAATCGAAAATTATCATCCGGTTCTGGATTCTCTCACTCCTTCTGGCGCTGATGGCTCTTTCGACGTTGAAGTTGAGATAA
- the murD gene encoding UDP-N-acetylmuramoyl-L-alanine--D-glutamate ligase, whose translation MRKELIGSEKGSRAVVVGAGKSGRDAARLLHELGADVNLLELMPKNVSVELQDECKDKGIALLTGPHKPEYFAGASRIVLSPGIPVGKIRECLPEGCTAELISELELAGRYATGKVLAITGTNGKTTTTSLCAHILREAGFRVFEGGNIGTPLSSYVLGDDEADVLVLEVSSFQAQNCTSFAPEVGVFLNLSVDHQDYHRDMQEYLDAKLNLFAHMSEDSFVILPEEMRSQLAEQPFTKAHRIYFESTDRFESELLPGEHNQCNMEAAFQALSRFGVSEREMRNALETYVPHPHRLERVGEKQGILFVNDSKATTLASVKAALEAFDRPILLLAGGKYKGGDLESLAPLIKRKVRALGLFGASRERFESAWEGLATMHWEPELGGAVRWLMTQAQEGDVMLLSPGTASFDLYDNYGQRGEHFRTLFQEL comes from the coding sequence ATGCGAAAGGAATTGATTGGAAGCGAGAAAGGTTCTCGCGCGGTTGTTGTTGGCGCTGGAAAGTCTGGTCGGGATGCAGCGCGACTGCTCCATGAGCTTGGAGCCGACGTGAACCTGCTGGAGCTGATGCCCAAAAACGTCAGCGTGGAGTTGCAGGACGAGTGCAAAGACAAGGGCATTGCCCTTCTGACCGGGCCGCACAAGCCTGAATATTTTGCAGGAGCCAGTCGCATTGTCCTGTCTCCTGGAATTCCGGTCGGCAAAATCCGCGAATGCCTGCCGGAAGGCTGCACCGCGGAGCTGATTTCCGAGCTTGAGCTTGCCGGGCGCTATGCCACAGGAAAGGTGCTGGCGATTACGGGCACCAATGGCAAGACCACCACGACCTCTCTGTGCGCACATATTTTGCGCGAAGCCGGATTCCGGGTTTTTGAGGGAGGCAACATTGGCACACCGCTGTCGTCCTATGTGCTTGGTGACGACGAGGCCGATGTTCTGGTGCTGGAAGTTTCCAGTTTTCAGGCGCAGAACTGCACCAGCTTTGCACCGGAAGTCGGGGTTTTTCTGAATCTGTCCGTGGACCATCAGGACTACCACAGGGACATGCAGGAATACCTTGATGCCAAGCTGAATCTCTTTGCGCACATGAGCGAAGACAGCTTTGTGATTCTTCCGGAAGAGATGCGCAGCCAGCTTGCGGAACAGCCGTTTACAAAGGCGCACCGCATATATTTTGAATCCACGGACCGTTTTGAGTCCGAGCTGCTCCCGGGTGAGCACAACCAGTGCAACATGGAAGCAGCATTTCAGGCGCTGAGCCGCTTTGGCGTGAGTGAACGCGAAATGCGGAATGCTTTGGAAACATATGTGCCGCATCCGCACCGGCTGGAGCGGGTCGGCGAAAAGCAGGGCATCCTGTTTGTAAATGATTCCAAGGCAACAACCCTTGCCTCGGTCAAGGCCGCTCTGGAAGCTTTTGACCGCCCGATTCTGCTTTTGGCAGGAGGCAAGTACAAGGGTGGCGATCTGGAATCTCTGGCCCCGCTCATTAAGCGCAAGGTTCGGGCCTTGGGGCTTTTTGGAGCTAGCCGGGAGCGCTTTGAGAGTGCATGGGAAGGCCTTGCCACCATGCATTGGGAGCCAGAACTGGGCGGAGCTGTGCGCTGGCTTATGACGCAGGCGCAGGAAGGAGATGTGATGCTTCTTTCGCCGGGAACGGCAAGCTTTGACCTCTATGACAACTATGGACAGCGCGGAGAGCATTTCCGCACACTCTTTCAGGAGCTTTAG